A single Candidatus Poribacteria bacterium DNA region contains:
- a CDS encoding DUF4238 domain-containing protein, whose product MSNTARNHHYIPQCYLRGFLDPSLEKEQFHVIDKTDRRCFVTTPRNVGSQRDFNRVNISGQPIDAVEKLFAEIDGEIARILKDVEEKATLPESTDMETLIYFTALLYKRNPQIRNHIGNCKTTIIKQMARALFFKPEKYESYRQQQRAAGKELPKYETMKQFVESEDYDIRYGHGHHLRYELEGIDNAVFPLLSRRKWSLFIAEKGASDFVCSDRPVALISIGDPPENPDHSYNFGGPGLAQSNTKLTLPLNRRMALFSTFEPLPDVHTVNDKVIADVNIRTILSAARQIYCSNLDFKFLDNGVMRDGKEFVDP is encoded by the coding sequence ATGAGCAATACAGCGCGAAATCATCACTACATTCCACAGTGCTATTTGCGGGGATTCTTGGATCCGAGTCTGGAAAAAGAACAATTCCATGTTATTGATAAAACCGACCGGAGGTGTTTTGTTACTACACCTCGTAATGTTGGTTCTCAACGCGACTTTAATCGAGTAAATATTTCCGGGCAACCAATTGATGCAGTCGAAAAGTTGTTTGCTGAAATAGACGGGGAGATTGCAAGAATACTAAAGGATGTGGAGGAAAAGGCAACATTGCCCGAAAGTACAGATATGGAGACACTAATCTATTTTACTGCTTTACTTTACAAGCGCAATCCACAAATCCGGAATCACATAGGTAACTGTAAAACAACAATTATCAAACAAATGGCGAGAGCACTTTTCTTTAAACCTGAAAAGTATGAATCTTATAGGCAACAACAGCGTGCAGCAGGTAAAGAATTACCAAAATATGAGACAATGAAGCAATTTGTGGAAAGTGAAGACTATGATATAAGGTATGGGCATGGGCATCATTTGCGGTATGAGTTAGAGGGCATTGATAATGCAGTTTTTCCTCTCCTTTCTCGGAGAAAATGGTCTTTATTCATTGCTGAAAAAGGTGCAAGTGATTTTGTATGCTCGGATCGTCCAGTTGCTTTGATTTCGATTGGGGATCCTCCGGAGAATCCAGATCATTCGTACAACTTTGGAGGCCCCGGGCTTGCTCAAAGTAACACTAAATTGACTCTGCCGCTAAATCGCCGTATGGCTTTATTTTCCACCTTTGAGCCTCTTCCTGATGTCCACACGGTAAACGATAAAGTGATTGCTGATGTTAACATAAGGACAATACTTTCCGCGGCGAGGCAGATTTACTGTTCAAACCTTGACTTCAAATTTTTAGACAA